The DNA region TGGGCCCGCTACGACAACGTCGACTTCGGCTCGACCCCGCCGCGTGACTTCATCGCCCGGGTCGCCTCCGGCGCCGGAGCCGGGGTCAGCGGCCTGGTCCAGGTCCGCATCGGCAGCCCGACCGCCGCGCCGATCGGCAGCTTCGCCGTCGGTGACACCGGCGGCTGGCAGACCTGGCGTACGGTGCCCGGCAACGTCTCCGGGGTGACCGGCCGGCAGACGGTCTACCTGACCTTCAGCAGCGGCCAGCCGAACGACTTCGTCAACGTCAACTGGTTCCACTTCCGGCGCTGATCCGGCGGGGAGCCCGGCCGGTCGACCCGCTTCGGCGGGGCGAGCCGGGCTCCCCGGCCGGTCCAGGGCGATGCCAGCGTCGTGGGAACGGCTTCAGACCTGCACGTCCGGCCGCCGCTCGACTCGACTGGCAACGGTCTGGCTGGGCAGGCGGCCGGTCACGGCGTGGCTGGACAACAGGGCCAGCGCGTCGGCATCCGGGCCGCCCGGCTCGGCGTGATAGACGGTCAGCGTGTGTCCACTGCCGTCTTCGAGCCGGAACGTCTCGTAGTCGACCGCGAACTCACCCACGACCGGGTGCCGGAAAGTCTTGCGCCCGGTCGACCTGGCTCGCACGTCGTGCCGCGCCCAGAACCGGGCGAAGTCGTGGCTCTTCAGCGTCAACTCGCCCACCAGCGACGCCAGCCGGACGCTGTCCGGGTCGGCCTCGGCACGCAGCCATGCCACCGCCGTACGGGCGGCCTGCTCCCACTGCGGGAAGAGATCGCGCTCGCCGGCATCGAGGAAGAAGGAACGCAGCAGGTTGCGATCGCGCGCCAGCCCTGGGTGGATCGCACCGGCCAGGCGCCGTAGGTAGGCCATGCCGTCACCGTCGAGACCAAAGACCCGCCCGAGCGCGCCGAGCACCTCGTCCGACGGGTTCCGCTCGCGCCCCCGCTCGAGGCGTACGTAGTAGTCGGTGCTCATCCCGGCGAGCACGGCCACCTCCTCGCGGCGCAGCCCCGGCACCCGCCGTCGCCCGCCCGACGGCATACCGAAGTCGTCCGGACGACTTCCTGCCCGGCGAGTGCGCAGGAAGTCGCCGAGGGTGTTGCTGCTGCTCATCCACCGATGCTACGAAGACCGGGCGCGACAGCGGGTAGGAGTGGCACTCCTTTGAAATGCCTTGCCTCGGTGGTTGCGCACAGCGCTGCGAAGGTCGACTGCGTGGATGACGTCCTGCAACAGATGGCCGACGGTTTCAGTGCCCTACACGAACGCGCACCGATCCTGCACACGCCCGACGAGGCCGGGCTCGCCTACGAGAACGTCACGTTCGCCTCCGGCGACGGCGTGCCCCTCGAGGGCTGGTTCATCCCCGCGCCCGGCTCGCGACGGGTCGTCATCGCCAATCACCCGCTCGGCTTCACCCGGGCCGGCCTGCCCTCGCACCTCGAGCCGTGGCACTCGCGATGGGCCGCGAGCGGCAACGGCATCGAGGTCGACTTCATCCGCGACTACAAGATCCTGCACGACGCGGGATATCACGTCCTCGCCTACGACATGCGCAACTCCGGCCACAGCGGCGCCGCGAACGGTGGCGTGATCTCGGCCCGCTATTGCGCGCGCGACGTGCTCGGTTCGCTCGCCTACACGCGATCCCGCTCGGATCTGCGCGACCCCGCGATCGGTCTGTTCAGTCGATGCATGGGCGCCAACGCCACCATGTCGGCGATGGCCATGCATCCCGGGGCGTTCAGGGACGTCCGCTGCATGGTCGCTCCCCAACCCCTGTCCGTACGGGTGGCGCTGGAACGCTCCCTGGAACTGGTCGGCATGACCGCCGCCGACCACATCGAGGATCTGGGCGAGCTGATTCGCCGCCACACCAGCCTGCGCATGGACGACGATTCGCCGGTCGAGGCAGCCGGGTCCGTCACTGTTCCGACCTTCCTCTATCAG from Solwaraspora sp. WMMD791 includes:
- a CDS encoding alpha/beta hydrolase yields the protein MDDVLQQMADGFSALHERAPILHTPDEAGLAYENVTFASGDGVPLEGWFIPAPGSRRVVIANHPLGFTRAGLPSHLEPWHSRWAASGNGIEVDFIRDYKILHDAGYHVLAYDMRNSGHSGAANGGVISARYCARDVLGSLAYTRSRSDLRDPAIGLFSRCMGANATMSAMAMHPGAFRDVRCMVAPQPLSVRVALERSLELVGMTAADHIEDLGELIRRHTSLRMDDDSPVEAAGSVTVPTFLYQVKDDILTRPSDVQSMYDNIPIPDKELFWIEGSTRRWDGYLQFAKDPSRMLAWFGRHMVG
- a CDS encoding helix-turn-helix transcriptional regulator, which gives rise to MSSSNTLGDFLRTRRAGSRPDDFGMPSGGRRRVPGLRREEVAVLAGMSTDYYVRLERGRERNPSDEVLGALGRVFGLDGDGMAYLRRLAGAIHPGLARDRNLLRSFFLDAGERDLFPQWEQAARTAVAWLRAEADPDSVRLASLVGELTLKSHDFARFWARHDVRARSTGRKTFRHPVVGEFAVDYETFRLEDGSGHTLTVYHAEPGGPDADALALLSSHAVTGRLPSQTVASRVERRPDVQV